One segment of Heliomicrobium gestii DNA contains the following:
- a CDS encoding DUF262 domain-containing protein has protein sequence MKANETVLTNILEGTKQYIVPLFQRPYTWQKKHWETLWQDIMDLYEDDTRRTHFIGAMVTFPTVSVPEGVAKYLLIDGQQRLTTLAIRSSYIDWDHSKYFPAPLKTSTKMERVDAFPATDGPPGYR, from the coding sequence TTGAAAGCAAACGAAACCGTGTTGACGAATATTCTGGAGGGCACGAAACAGTACATCGTGCCTCTTTTTCAGCGGCCCTACACATGGCAGAAAAAGCATTGGGAAACGCTTTGGCAGGATATTATGGATCTTTATGAAGACGATACGAGAAGAACGCATTTTATTGGTGCGATGGTTACCTTTCCAACCGTCTCTGTACCGGAAGGTGTAGCCAAATATCTGCTCATAGACGGGCAACAACGCCTGACCACACTGGCGATAAGGTCATCCTATATCGACTGGGATCATTCGAAATACTTCCCAGCCCCATTGAAAACATCTACGAAGATGGAAAGGGTCGACGCTTTTCCAGCTACCGATGGGCCTCCCGGCTATCGTTAG
- a CDS encoding Fic family protein encodes MDIYKKLDLYKAAIDALRPFEGELLRELKAYYRIGLTWSSNALEGNTLTESETKVLLEEGLTAGGKPLKDTFEALGHANAYDYMFTLLHNRQITEADALTMHQMFYHNIDTNAAGRYRIGPVFISGSKYAVCKPERIEEEVRALFLWAARERDKHHPVSFAAQLHKRFVFIHPFIDGNGRISRLLMNTALIQDGYMLAIIPPVLRHEYIALLEKAHVDDRPFMTFMAERVLESQKEIMRLLHIPVPTSTRSR; translated from the coding sequence ATGGACATTTACAAAAAGCTTGACCTCTATAAAGCAGCCATCGACGCGCTGCGTCCCTTCGAAGGCGAACTGCTGCGCGAACTGAAAGCCTACTACCGCATCGGCTTAACCTGGTCGAGCAATGCGCTGGAAGGTAACACACTCACCGAGAGTGAGACAAAAGTGCTGTTGGAAGAGGGGCTCACCGCCGGCGGCAAGCCCCTGAAGGACACCTTTGAAGCCCTGGGGCACGCGAACGCCTACGATTATATGTTCACCCTGTTGCATAACCGCCAGATTACCGAAGCCGATGCCCTGACCATGCATCAGATGTTCTATCATAACATTGACACCAACGCGGCAGGACGGTACCGCATCGGCCCGGTGTTCATCTCCGGCTCGAAATACGCCGTGTGCAAACCGGAGCGGATCGAGGAAGAAGTTCGTGCTTTGTTTCTATGGGCAGCGAGAGAACGGGATAAGCATCACCCTGTATCGTTTGCGGCGCAACTGCACAAGCGCTTTGTCTTTATCCATCCCTTTATCGACGGGAATGGGCGCATATCTCGTTTGCTGATGAATACGGCTCTAATCCAGGATGGATATATGCTTGCCATCATTCCTCCGGTCTTGCGCCATGAGTATATTGCACTGCTGGAGAAGGCTCACGTCGATGATCGACCGTTCATGACTTTTATGGCAGAGCGGGTTCTGGAGTCTCAGAAGGAGATCATGCGGCTGTTGCATATTCCCGTTCCGACTTCAACAAGGAGCAGATAA
- a CDS encoding helicase-associated domain-containing protein, whose protein sequence is MKSILQTLTTQGYDSDSLPKLLRLAGVKASSTRKADMINALDNFYSREENLIALWNRLNAFEKELLEECVRSGRLDSDDLYELCQKHNRPQKDSFFRPYRISDVLDDMSPARPFIIRNSVPAPLVSFIKKRFKPIQYQYQGLDTLPEDVDIDEEVVIRENFEKEFFRLIKLTNQTKLSCTRVGGLPAKTAMKKINEALVIKEYSLDGSDGIWALRTVESSVRIYGMAQLALAGQLWTIAGDRILTGNGVETFLQASPVDKCTMLLQAYIASAAIDELSRIPEVKVKTTFVPKYSSCRRMICDHLARCPVDKWISIEELLKYIKRSDALFLERVTGEILSYAEYERMYLGRAQSWRELEGRFVEVVCLEYLCALGIIDTALSFSVGGYFEETDIFEVNYIRLTPLGAYVLGATDAYREPKREESSGFIVQPNYEILLSEGAMKESHELFLDQVAEKISDHPACLYKLTFKSAASALDQGVSIGDIIAYLQKWSTKDLPQNVLHTLEEWNAASQKIRIRQALILETDDPFVLEELKSDKSLRAHIIKELPYMIELDPKSSMKVKREIEKKNRFCIVEFEGE, encoded by the coding sequence ATGAAGTCCATTCTCCAAACATTAACCACCCAAGGCTATGATAGCGACAGCCTACCAAAACTGTTGCGTCTGGCCGGCGTCAAGGCCTCGTCGACACGTAAAGCCGACATGATCAACGCACTGGACAACTTTTACAGCCGCGAAGAAAACCTCATCGCCCTGTGGAATCGCCTCAATGCCTTTGAAAAAGAACTATTGGAAGAATGCGTCCGTTCCGGCCGGCTTGACAGCGACGACCTGTACGAGCTCTGTCAAAAACATAACCGTCCACAAAAAGATTCCTTCTTCCGTCCTTACCGAATCTCTGACGTTCTTGATGACATGTCCCCTGCTCGCCCCTTTATCATTCGAAACAGCGTCCCCGCGCCATTGGTGTCATTTATCAAAAAACGGTTCAAACCCATCCAGTATCAATATCAAGGGCTGGATACATTACCGGAAGATGTTGACATTGATGAAGAGGTGGTGATTCGAGAGAACTTCGAAAAAGAGTTTTTTCGTCTCATCAAACTGACCAACCAGACAAAACTGAGTTGCACCAGAGTCGGCGGATTGCCGGCAAAAACCGCTATGAAGAAAATCAACGAAGCGCTGGTCATCAAGGAGTATAGCCTTGACGGGTCTGATGGGATCTGGGCTTTGCGCACGGTGGAATCGTCGGTGCGCATCTATGGCATGGCCCAGTTAGCCTTGGCCGGCCAATTATGGACCATCGCTGGCGATCGTATCCTTACCGGCAACGGTGTGGAAACCTTTTTACAGGCAAGCCCTGTAGATAAATGCACAATGTTGCTTCAAGCATATATCGCATCGGCAGCGATTGATGAACTGTCCCGCATCCCAGAAGTGAAAGTAAAAACAACCTTCGTCCCCAAGTACTCTAGCTGCCGAAGGATGATCTGCGACCATTTGGCCCGCTGTCCTGTCGACAAATGGATATCTATCGAAGAACTCCTCAAATACATAAAGAGAAGCGATGCTCTGTTTCTCGAGAGGGTTACCGGTGAGATTTTGTCCTACGCCGAATACGAACGGATGTATCTCGGCCGCGCCCAAAGCTGGCGCGAACTGGAAGGACGCTTTGTCGAAGTGGTCTGTCTTGAATACTTATGTGCCCTGGGCATCATCGATACGGCCCTTTCATTTAGCGTCGGTGGATACTTCGAAGAAACCGACATATTTGAAGTCAACTACATCCGCTTGACCCCGCTCGGCGCCTATGTGCTCGGCGCCACAGATGCCTACAGAGAACCAAAAAGGGAGGAATCGTCCGGCTTCATCGTCCAGCCCAACTATGAGATCCTTCTCTCGGAAGGCGCCATGAAAGAAAGTCATGAATTATTTCTGGACCAAGTCGCGGAAAAGATATCTGACCACCCGGCCTGCCTCTATAAACTGACCTTCAAATCGGCGGCATCTGCCCTTGATCAAGGGGTTTCTATCGGTGACATCATCGCCTACTTGCAAAAATGGAGCACCAAAGACCTCCCTCAAAACGTCCTGCATACGCTCGAAGAATGGAACGCCGCCAGTCAGAAAATCCGCATCCGACAGGCGCTCATCCTGGAGACCGATGACCCCTTCGTGCTGGAAGAACTAAAAAGCGACAAGTCCCTCCGGGCCCATATCATCAAGGAATTGCCCTATATGATCGAACTTGATCCGAAGTCATCCATGAAGGTGAAGCGGGAAATCGAGAAGAAGAACCGCTTTTGTATCGTTGAATTCGAGGGGGAGTAG
- a CDS encoding methyl-accepting chemotaxis protein — MNSSSLLRKTLVLVLLPTLLIFISLISFVAYRSQSVAQANAEELAEHLGNEKANIIKAEIEIALDAARTMAHSFEGVGESKNRITRQQANDILYSVLKHSPNFFGVWLCFEPDAFDQQDHLFRNQPIHDATGRFIPYWYRSGSSLKTEMLLDYDKPGAGDYYLLAKNSGEETVLEPYPYTVDGKSYLMTSAVIPIKVGGKVVGTAGVDFLLTSLQSLVKDIQVPGGGHVMTLSNKGNFVTHPDETWLGKNIRDMGDPKDMDAIVQAIQSGKAYQVISESPNQKGEIFKVFVPIEMGSTKTPWSFALAFPMEAILAESRSATMMVLVLSAVGILLIVGAVYLAIRSIVKPIESCVAFNEAVAEGDFSSDVPEEFTGRNDELGKMARANQKGVENVRAVLQQIRTTSLTLSESTRQLSELSENYSAMTEEVIASTGEIASSMEAMSATTEEVAASTVETQGLMEKMNQLAQEGQGKSVAVDKKAQEIGQDVKQAHRKARDTFAALKQKLEHSLLEARVITQISGLADSISNIAEQTNLLALNAAIEAARAGEQGRGFAVVAEEVRKLATASATAVSGIQQLTQQVLLAIDELIANANQLLQFVNSDVNVDYEKFLNISLQYQQDAQEFFQVVQAIADGSHKAKQAVEEVATAIETVAASVEESTTSTMEIAQGSEQSKESLQDVVFAVERLSQEAEQLTMLMGKYRL; from the coding sequence ATGAACAGTTCATCACTGTTACGGAAGACGCTGGTCCTTGTCCTGTTGCCGACATTGCTCATTTTCATCAGTTTGATCAGCTTTGTTGCCTATCGGTCACAATCGGTTGCCCAGGCCAATGCGGAGGAGTTGGCAGAGCATCTCGGAAATGAAAAAGCCAATATCATCAAAGCCGAGATTGAGATCGCCCTTGATGCGGCACGGACGATGGCCCATTCTTTTGAAGGTGTCGGTGAAAGCAAAAACCGCATCACCCGCCAACAAGCCAATGACATCCTCTATAGCGTGTTGAAACATAGCCCGAACTTTTTTGGCGTCTGGTTGTGTTTTGAACCGGACGCTTTTGATCAGCAGGACCATCTCTTTCGCAATCAGCCGATCCATGATGCGACGGGGCGTTTCATCCCCTACTGGTATCGCTCCGGAAGCAGCTTGAAGACGGAGATGCTCCTTGACTACGATAAACCAGGAGCTGGCGATTACTATTTACTGGCGAAAAACAGCGGGGAAGAGACGGTTTTGGAACCCTATCCGTATACGGTCGATGGGAAGAGCTATCTGATGACCTCGGCTGTCATTCCGATCAAGGTGGGCGGAAAGGTTGTTGGTACCGCCGGTGTCGACTTCTTATTGACGTCTTTGCAAAGCCTTGTCAAGGATATCCAAGTCCCCGGTGGTGGTCACGTGATGACCTTGTCCAACAAAGGCAATTTTGTCACTCATCCCGATGAGACCTGGCTGGGGAAAAATATTCGCGACATGGGCGATCCAAAAGACATGGATGCGATCGTGCAGGCCATTCAATCGGGAAAAGCATACCAAGTGATCAGCGAATCACCGAATCAAAAGGGGGAGATCTTCAAGGTCTTCGTCCCGATTGAAATGGGTAGCACCAAGACACCCTGGTCTTTTGCGCTGGCCTTCCCGATGGAAGCGATTTTGGCCGAATCCCGTTCTGCCACGATGATGGTGCTTGTTCTAAGCGCCGTAGGGATACTGTTGATTGTGGGCGCAGTGTACTTGGCGATTCGTTCGATCGTCAAACCCATTGAAAGCTGCGTCGCTTTCAATGAAGCGGTTGCAGAAGGCGATTTCTCTTCCGATGTGCCGGAAGAGTTCACAGGGCGAAACGATGAGCTCGGAAAAATGGCTCGCGCCAATCAAAAGGGAGTCGAAAATGTTCGAGCCGTGCTCCAGCAGATCCGTACGACGTCGCTTACACTGTCCGAATCGACGCGCCAACTCTCTGAACTGTCAGAAAACTACTCCGCCATGACGGAAGAGGTGATCGCTTCGACCGGTGAGATTGCCTCATCCATGGAAGCCATGTCAGCCACGACAGAGGAAGTGGCGGCTTCCACTGTGGAAACGCAGGGGCTCATGGAGAAGATGAATCAACTTGCCCAAGAGGGGCAGGGAAAGTCGGTGGCGGTCGACAAAAAGGCGCAGGAGATTGGACAGGATGTGAAGCAAGCCCATCGCAAAGCCCGGGATACCTTCGCTGCGCTCAAGCAGAAACTGGAACATTCGCTCCTTGAAGCCCGTGTGATCACCCAGATATCGGGCTTGGCCGATTCCATATCGAACATTGCAGAGCAGACCAACCTGCTCGCGCTGAATGCGGCCATTGAGGCGGCTCGTGCCGGTGAACAGGGCAGAGGCTTTGCTGTTGTCGCAGAAGAGGTGCGCAAGCTGGCCACAGCGTCTGCGACGGCGGTGAGCGGCATCCAGCAGTTGACCCAGCAGGTGCTGCTTGCGATAGACGAGTTGATCGCCAATGCGAATCAGTTGCTGCAGTTTGTCAACAGCGATGTCAATGTGGACTATGAAAAGTTTTTGAATATCAGCCTCCAGTATCAACAAGATGCGCAGGAATTTTTCCAGGTAGTCCAGGCGATCGCTGACGGTTCCCATAAGGCGAAACAAGCTGTGGAAGAGGTTGCGACCGCCATAGAAACGGTGGCAGCTTCTGTTGAAGAAAGCACAACCAGCACAATGGAAATTGCCCAGGGTTCAGAGCAATCAAAAGAGTCGTTGCAAGATGTGGTCTTTGCGGTGGAGCGGCTGAGTCAAGAAGCGGAACAATTGACGATGCTGATGGGGAAATACAGATTGTAA
- a CDS encoding nucleotidyltransferase family protein, which yields MKKERERFSTIIDNILKDNLGSYQVKVFFFGSWSRFEERPSSDIDIAIWAEEPLPLGTLARLRAAFEDSPLPYPVDVVDLTNTETVFREHVMREGIPWNA from the coding sequence ATGAAAAAAGAACGCGAACGTTTTTCCACGATCATAGATAACATCTTAAAGGATAATTTGGGTTCTTATCAGGTTAAGGTTTTTTTCTTTGGCTCCTGGTCTCGGTTCGAGGAACGCCCATCCTCTGACATCGATATTGCGATCTGGGCAGAGGAGCCGTTGCCTCTGGGAACATTGGCTAGGTTACGTGCAGCCTTTGAAGATTCTCCGTTACCCTACCCGGTCGATGTAGTAGATTTGACTAATACGGAGACGGTTTTTCGGGAGCACGTGATGAGGGAAGGGATTCCATGGAACGCCTGA
- a CDS encoding phospholipase D-like domain-containing anti-phage protein, with product MALKRFSSRTQRLDTEFLAETLKGASKYFRIAGYFRSSIFELVGEQIAQIPEVKIICNSELDLADFQVATRRNTALKEHWNEVDVEAEALLKKERYQILDQLLQSGNVEIRVVPKERLFLHGKAGSIHYPDGSRKSFIGSVNESKSAFAHNYELVWQDDDEESADWVEKEFWALWNDGIPLPEAILAEINRVANRREVTVEVLKPAEVPAAAIAEAPIYRGGEQLQPWQRSFVTMFLEHRDTYGKARLLLADEVGVGKTLSMATSALVSALLEDGPVLILAPSTLTIQWQIEMMDKLGVPAAVWSSQKKVWLGVEGQILSPRGDSSSIKKCPYRIAIVSTGLIMHQRERSEFVKEAGMLLKNRFGTVILDEAHKARARGGLGDKAAEPNNLLAFMQQIGKRTRHLILGTATPIQTDVRELWDLLGILNSGAEFVLGDSLSPWRDHEQAIPLVTGKNQVTSEQEAWRWLSNPLPPANEHHIVQQIRDYLAIDSQSFFCPHRFEDLDYMIQNMWLSECLVHGFFKENNPVLRHTVLRKRKQLEDDGLLEKVGVNTHPVTRNLAQYQSRFVGLGIPTNTPFQVAYEKAEEFCKLLNSRTKAGGFMKSLMLQRICSSFASGLKTAQKMLKHSISNEDEDRIEEVEHILSEMTPAEVVCLKEIETQLSRAEAVDSKFNTVKWFLSEFRTDGKTWLEHGCIIFSQYYDTAEWMAKELAKSYKDEVVAVYAGVGKSGLFRGEQFNNVEREVIKAAVRTREIRLVVATDAACEGLNLQTLGTLINIDLPWNPSRLEQRLGRIKRFGQARKFVDMLNLVYSETQDEKVYNVLSERLRDTYDIFGSLPDTIDDEWIKDEEELKRRMNEYMHERKKAQDAFTVKYRGTIDPEAHLWERCACVLSRRDIVKKLSEPW from the coding sequence ATGGCGTTAAAGCGTTTTTCATCTCGAACACAAAGATTGGATACGGAGTTTTTAGCGGAAACTCTAAAAGGTGCATCCAAGTATTTCCGAATTGCAGGCTATTTTAGGAGTTCTATTTTCGAACTGGTTGGCGAGCAGATAGCTCAAATTCCAGAAGTGAAGATCATCTGTAATTCTGAACTGGACCTGGCTGACTTTCAGGTGGCCACTAGGCGAAACACAGCCCTTAAAGAGCATTGGAACGAAGTGGATGTAGAAGCCGAAGCACTCCTGAAAAAAGAGCGCTATCAGATCCTCGATCAGTTATTGCAGTCTGGTAATGTGGAAATCAGGGTTGTACCGAAGGAACGCCTGTTTCTCCATGGAAAAGCCGGATCCATCCACTATCCCGACGGTAGTCGCAAGTCTTTCATTGGTTCTGTGAACGAGTCGAAAAGTGCCTTTGCCCATAACTATGAACTGGTATGGCAGGATGACGACGAGGAAAGTGCTGACTGGGTTGAGAAAGAATTCTGGGCTTTGTGGAACGACGGTATTCCTCTACCAGAAGCTATCTTGGCAGAAATCAATCGTGTCGCTAACCGTCGCGAGGTCACGGTAGAGGTATTAAAACCGGCAGAAGTCCCGGCTGCTGCAATCGCGGAAGCTCCCATATATCGAGGCGGGGAACAATTGCAGCCATGGCAGCGCTCCTTTGTCACCATGTTTTTGGAGCACCGAGATACATATGGAAAAGCCCGCTTGCTACTGGCCGACGAGGTCGGAGTGGGTAAAACACTCTCCATGGCAACCAGCGCGCTGGTGAGTGCTCTTCTCGAAGATGGTCCGGTTCTTATTCTTGCTCCGTCCACATTAACGATTCAATGGCAAATTGAGATGATGGATAAGCTGGGGGTTCCCGCGGCAGTCTGGTCTTCTCAAAAAAAAGTGTGGCTTGGTGTTGAAGGTCAGATTTTATCCCCACGCGGAGATTCATCATCGATAAAAAAATGTCCCTATAGAATCGCTATCGTTTCGACTGGATTAATCATGCACCAGCGCGAGAGATCCGAATTTGTCAAAGAAGCAGGAATGCTCCTTAAGAATCGATTTGGAACTGTCATTCTAGATGAAGCACACAAAGCACGAGCAAGAGGTGGACTGGGTGATAAAGCAGCTGAACCCAATAATCTTCTCGCTTTTATGCAGCAGATCGGAAAGCGTACCCGACATTTGATACTAGGTACGGCGACCCCCATCCAGACGGATGTCCGGGAACTTTGGGATCTTTTAGGGATTCTGAATAGTGGCGCAGAGTTTGTTCTTGGTGATTCATTATCGCCTTGGCGAGACCATGAACAAGCGATCCCACTGGTGACTGGAAAAAACCAAGTCACTTCCGAGCAAGAAGCCTGGCGGTGGTTAAGCAACCCACTGCCTCCGGCTAATGAGCATCATATTGTTCAGCAGATTCGCGATTATTTGGCGATCGACTCCCAGTCTTTCTTTTGCCCACACCGGTTTGAGGATTTGGACTATATGATTCAGAACATGTGGCTTTCTGAATGTCTGGTCCATGGATTTTTTAAAGAAAATAACCCCGTCTTGCGTCATACCGTTTTGAGAAAACGAAAGCAACTTGAAGACGATGGTCTGTTAGAAAAAGTTGGTGTTAATACGCACCCGGTCACCCGAAATCTTGCACAGTATCAGTCTCGTTTTGTCGGTTTGGGAATTCCAACAAACACACCCTTCCAGGTTGCCTACGAAAAAGCCGAAGAGTTTTGCAAGCTTCTTAATTCCAGAACGAAAGCCGGCGGCTTTATGAAATCACTGATGCTGCAACGCATTTGTTCAAGTTTTGCCTCCGGTTTGAAAACGGCGCAGAAGATGCTTAAGCATTCTATTTCCAATGAGGATGAGGACCGTATTGAAGAAGTAGAACATATCCTTTCTGAGATGACGCCTGCAGAGGTGGTCTGCCTCAAAGAAATAGAAACACAGTTATCCCGTGCTGAAGCCGTAGATTCTAAATTCAATACAGTGAAGTGGTTCCTCTCTGAATTTAGGACTGACGGAAAAACGTGGCTTGAACACGGCTGTATTATCTTCAGTCAGTACTATGACACTGCAGAATGGATGGCCAAAGAGCTGGCCAAATCCTACAAAGATGAAGTTGTCGCAGTATATGCGGGTGTAGGAAAGAGCGGACTTTTTCGGGGCGAACAATTTAACAATGTCGAACGTGAAGTCATAAAAGCTGCCGTTAGAACTCGTGAGATTCGTCTGGTCGTAGCAACTGATGCGGCCTGCGAAGGCTTGAACCTTCAAACATTAGGCACCTTGATTAACATTGATCTTCCGTGGAATCCGTCTCGCCTTGAACAACGATTAGGTAGAATCAAGCGGTTTGGTCAAGCCCGTAAGTTTGTTGATATGCTCAATCTTGTCTACAGCGAAACACAGGATGAGAAGGTTTACAACGTCTTATCAGAACGCCTGCGCGACACTTACGACATTTTTGGCAGTCTTCCGGATACAATCGACGATGAATGGATTAAAGACGAAGAAGAGCTTAAACGCAGAATGAACGAATACATGCACGAAAGGAAAAAGGCTCAGGACGCTTTTACTGTGAAATATCGTGGTACCATAGATCCTGAGGCGCATTTATGGGAACGCTGTGCCTGTGTTTTATCGCGTCGTGATATAGTAAAGAAACTCAGTGAGCCTTGGTAG
- a CDS encoding AAA family ATPase, with protein MKKIFRGYKLGDRQMFMEAAKDIIDEERKKAHVVLANELARILEKGKPLPGPGAFIPLEPLPKDSDRGASLLEFRQPDRYLDDLVLLPEQRDCFEEVLYEFRRWDILECHNLRPPHKLLFCGPPGCGKTATAEALSRELGIPMLYVRFDAVVSSLLGETAANLRKVFDYAAQGSWLILFDEFDAIGRSRDDELEHGELKRVVNSFLQMLDQFSGKSLVVAATNFEQSLDPALWRRFDEIIRFDKPAPDQIGLLLRKKLASKKGAVLPSESMTPRLTGMSHAEIERICLDVLRAAVLRGDSTYTLQDLEKAIEKQERRKQTLQNITASDKPHIAKE; from the coding sequence TTGAAAAAAATATTTCGCGGATATAAACTGGGCGACCGTCAGATGTTTATGGAAGCCGCAAAAGACATCATTGATGAGGAACGCAAAAAAGCCCATGTGGTCTTAGCTAATGAACTGGCGCGGATATTGGAAAAAGGTAAGCCGCTTCCCGGACCGGGCGCTTTTATTCCGCTGGAACCACTGCCGAAGGATAGCGATCGCGGTGCGTCTCTGTTGGAGTTTCGGCAACCGGATCGCTATTTGGATGACCTTGTCCTCCTGCCGGAACAGCGGGATTGCTTTGAAGAGGTGCTGTACGAATTTCGCCGGTGGGATATACTGGAGTGCCACAATCTGCGTCCGCCCCACAAGTTATTGTTTTGCGGTCCCCCCGGATGTGGAAAGACGGCTACGGCGGAAGCCTTGTCGCGGGAACTGGGAATTCCCATGCTCTATGTGCGTTTTGATGCCGTCGTTTCCAGCCTGCTTGGGGAAACGGCGGCCAATCTGCGCAAGGTCTTCGACTATGCAGCCCAGGGCTCCTGGCTCATTTTGTTTGATGAGTTCGACGCCATTGGTCGTTCGAGGGACGATGAATTGGAGCATGGCGAATTGAAGCGGGTCGTCAATTCCTTTTTGCAAATGCTTGATCAGTTCTCTGGTAAATCGCTCGTTGTGGCTGCCACCAATTTTGAACAATCACTCGACCCTGCGTTATGGCGTCGCTTTGACGAGATCATCCGTTTCGACAAGCCGGCGCCCGATCAAATCGGTCTCTTGTTGCGAAAAAAGCTGGCTTCTAAAAAAGGAGCCGTGCTCCCCAGTGAATCAATGACACCTCGGCTTACCGGAATGAGCCATGCCGAGATCGAACGCATTTGTCTTGATGTATTGCGAGCGGCTGTGTTGCGAGGCGATTCAACCTATACGTTGCAGGATCTGGAGAAAGCGATTGAAAAACAAGAACGGCGCAAACAAACGTTGCAGAATATCACCGCTTCCGATAAGCCGCACATTGCCAAGGAGTGA
- a CDS encoding HI0074 family nucleotidyltransferase substrate-binding subunit yields MERLIQRIETASRAVSTLEVLLQVPTPNEVERDASLQRFEYSFEATWKSALHYLRDIEGIEVGSPKGVVRACMQVGLLTPSETSEALEMVDDRNLTVHTYNEELAKAIFTKLPRYAALLRRWVRAIRDGIYAVEE; encoded by the coding sequence ATGGAACGCCTGATACAACGTATCGAAACGGCAAGTCGAGCCGTTTCGACCCTGGAAGTATTATTGCAAGTGCCCACACCAAATGAGGTGGAACGCGACGCCTCGTTGCAACGTTTCGAGTATTCTTTCGAGGCAACCTGGAAATCGGCCCTTCATTACTTACGTGACATTGAAGGGATTGAAGTCGGCTCGCCCAAAGGAGTGGTCAGGGCTTGTATGCAGGTTGGACTGCTGACGCCATCGGAAACCAGTGAAGCGTTGGAAATGGTCGATGACAGGAATCTTACCGTTCATACATACAACGAAGAGTTGGCGAAAGCTATTTTTACGAAGCTGCCTCGTTATGCCGCGCTATTAAGACGTTGGGTGAGAGCGATACGAGATGGGATATACGCTGTCGAGGAGTAG
- a CDS encoding reverse transcriptase-like protein, which yields MTDGYDDNIEPVSPAYQVFFDVSPRQRSDKDTTYSMGIYIIAEQRRAEVSFLFSAHSFAAAEMSGLYAAMNVVKQEGLLADAVMIAGDNHHVLSFPETRKPSSDKHAKKVANKIVALLPKLPNVTFKWVPREENKTAHGLARRQLHMKGQTASPATPPPVEWSQPTLVTAKTEEVAESPLFSGMQVTVPAKSVREVVEGAKRYFVDLDTCFCTCGQSSCSHLVMALWQEYQMQRDMDLFK from the coding sequence GTGACGGATGGCTATGATGATAACATAGAACCAGTCTCCCCGGCATACCAGGTGTTTTTCGACGTTTCTCCCCGCCAACGCTCTGATAAAGACACAACCTACAGCATGGGCATCTATATTATCGCAGAACAGCGAAGGGCGGAAGTGTCCTTCCTGTTTTCGGCCCACTCCTTCGCTGCTGCCGAAATGTCCGGCCTGTACGCGGCGATGAATGTCGTGAAACAGGAAGGGCTTCTGGCAGATGCGGTCATGATCGCAGGCGACAACCATCACGTCCTATCCTTTCCCGAAACGCGCAAGCCATCTTCAGACAAACATGCCAAAAAAGTGGCCAATAAGATTGTCGCGCTGTTGCCGAAGTTGCCGAATGTAACATTCAAGTGGGTTCCCCGTGAGGAAAACAAAACAGCCCATGGGCTTGCCCGCAGACAACTCCATATGAAAGGCCAGACGGCGTCTCCCGCTACGCCGCCTCCGGTTGAATGGTCTCAGCCAACGCTTGTGACGGCAAAGACCGAAGAAGTTGCAGAAAGCCCGCTTTTTTCAGGCATGCAGGTTACCGTTCCGGCGAAAAGCGTTCGTGAAGTGGTGGAAGGGGCAAAACGGTATTTTGTCGACTTGGATACTTGCTTTTGCACCTGTGGCCAGTCATCCTGTTCCCATCTGGTGATGGCCTTGTGGCAGGAATATCAGATGCAACGGGATATGGACTTATTCAAGTAG
- a CDS encoding helicase-associated domain-containing protein, giving the protein MTNQPTNPVIVQGDFSLLLEVDNPLFEAARDEVAQFSELEKSHEHIHTYRLSPLSLWNAAASGHSASHILAVLEETSER; this is encoded by the coding sequence ATGACCAATCAGCCGACTAACCCAGTCATCGTCCAAGGCGATTTCAGCCTTTTGCTAGAAGTGGACAACCCCTTATTCGAAGCGGCGAGGGACGAAGTGGCCCAATTTTCGGAGCTGGAAAAAAGCCATGAACATATCCATACATACCGCCTTTCTCCCCTGTCCCTGTGGAATGCGGCCGCCAGCGGCCACAGCGCCAGTCACATCCTTGCCGTCTTAGAGGAGACAAGCGAACGATGA
- a CDS encoding helix-turn-helix domain-containing protein — protein sequence MSVSEQLKILCVKLGISVSELARMVGKSPQAFSQKMKRESFTVDELKQIAEAAGCTYEGAFMIPNGEKVTY from the coding sequence ATGTCCGTGTCTGAGCAACTGAAAATACTATGCGTCAAACTCGGGATCAGTGTTTCCGAACTGGCGCGGATGGTCGGGAAAAGCCCGCAAGCCTTTAGCCAGAAAATGAAAAGGGAAAGCTTCACCGTTGACGAATTGAAACAAATCGCAGAAGCGGCAGGCTGTACCTATGAAGGCGCTTTTATGATCCCGAACGGCGAAAAGGTCACTTATTGA